One part of the Haloprofundus halobius genome encodes these proteins:
- a CDS encoding PadR family transcriptional regulator: MNDLSGFQRDLLYVISGFGQPSGQEVKNELEQYVDGEINHGQLYPNLDTLVNKGYVEKGPIDRRTNYYAITDEGVEAIRERRSWERQYISPTP; encoded by the coding sequence ATGAACGATTTGAGCGGATTCCAGCGGGACCTCCTGTACGTGATATCGGGCTTCGGCCAGCCGTCGGGTCAGGAGGTGAAAAACGAACTCGAACAGTACGTCGACGGCGAGATCAACCACGGACAGCTCTACCCGAACCTCGACACGCTCGTCAACAAGGGCTACGTCGAGAAAGGGCCGATAGACCGACGGACGAACTACTACGCGATTACCGACGAGGGCGTCGAAGCGATCAGAGAACGGCGGTCGTGGGAGCGGCAGTACATCTCCCCGACGCCCTGA
- a CDS encoding aspartate aminotransferase family protein: protein MTAGPPIAELHYDDAPNVDSVPGPNSRALLEKQREIDSSAVAYPEDIPIAFEEGRGATVRDVDGNTFIDMFAGIGVLNVGHANPYVLEAVHEQADKLVHTVDFPTEARLELIEKLDEIAPGSLSGNSKVVFGGPTGSDAIEASIKLAKYNTEGTGLVAFRGAYHGATSGAMSLTGNKKFKGNYTPLLADVTHAPYPNPFEQEKSPQESVDHALEEVQAIFEDPYGGLANPAGIFVEPIQGEGGVVAPPKGFLKGLRDIADDNDVPLVFDEIQSGLGRSGQWWASEWYDVTPDVMTSAKALGGTGFPLSATMYHEDLDTWGSGDHAGTYRGHVVAMRAGTRAIEYIQEHDLLAHARDLGDSIRTRLEAVGESNPRVGEVRGKGLFIGAALVDEQGRPDDDAADAIQDYCFEHGVLVWKAGRHGNVLRLLPPLVLTEELAETALDVIVDAIETVTSEKQRV from the coding sequence ATGACCGCAGGGCCACCCATAGCGGAATTGCATTACGACGACGCACCGAACGTCGACTCCGTTCCGGGACCGAACTCCCGAGCGCTCCTGGAGAAACAGCGCGAGATCGACAGCAGCGCGGTGGCGTATCCCGAGGACATTCCCATCGCCTTCGAGGAGGGGAGAGGTGCAACCGTCCGCGACGTCGACGGTAACACGTTCATCGACATGTTCGCGGGCATCGGCGTGTTGAACGTCGGCCACGCGAACCCCTACGTTCTCGAAGCGGTCCACGAACAGGCGGACAAACTCGTCCACACCGTCGACTTCCCTACCGAAGCGCGTCTCGAACTCATCGAGAAACTCGACGAGATCGCGCCCGGAAGCCTGAGCGGCAACAGTAAAGTCGTCTTCGGCGGTCCGACCGGCAGCGACGCCATCGAGGCCTCGATCAAACTCGCGAAGTACAACACGGAGGGGACTGGCCTCGTCGCGTTCCGCGGCGCGTACCACGGCGCGACCAGCGGCGCGATGAGTCTCACCGGAAACAAGAAGTTCAAAGGCAACTACACGCCGCTTCTCGCCGACGTCACACACGCGCCGTATCCGAACCCCTTCGAGCAGGAAAAGAGCCCACAGGAGTCGGTCGACCACGCGCTCGAAGAGGTACAGGCCATCTTCGAGGACCCCTACGGCGGCCTCGCGAACCCGGCGGGCATCTTCGTCGAACCCATTCAGGGCGAGGGTGGCGTCGTCGCCCCGCCGAAAGGGTTCCTGAAAGGTCTCCGGGACATCGCCGACGACAACGACGTTCCCCTCGTGTTCGACGAGATTCAGAGCGGCCTCGGTCGCTCCGGCCAGTGGTGGGCCAGCGAGTGGTACGACGTGACACCCGACGTGATGACCTCCGCGAAAGCACTCGGCGGCACGGGCTTCCCGCTGTCGGCGACGATGTACCACGAGGACCTCGACACGTGGGGGTCGGGCGATCACGCCGGCACGTACCGCGGCCACGTCGTGGCGATGCGTGCAGGGACTCGCGCCATCGAGTACATCCAGGAGCACGACCTGCTGGCGCACGCCCGCGACCTCGGCGACTCCATCCGGACGCGCCTCGAAGCGGTCGGCGAGAGTAACCCCCGCGTCGGCGAGGTTCGCGGCAAAGGGCTGTTCATCGGCGCGGCGCTCGTCGACGAGCAGGGACGTCCCGACGACGACGCCGCCGACGCCATCCAGGACTACTGCTTCGAGCACGGCGTGCTCGTCTGGAAGGCCGGACGCCACGGCAACGTGCTTCGACTCCTGCCGCCGCTCGTGCTCACCGAGGAGTTGGCCGAGACGGCGCTCGACGTCATCGTCGACGCCATCGAGACCGTCACGTCCGAGAAACAGCGCGTCTGA
- a CDS encoding PH domain-containing protein yields MKFTRDWPSLTVTVALVLALLTATGSPVAAAVVEERNERFTAVQTEETTATETSTGQNTTTSSNETTSTDESPNDSEPPQETDTPTATPVPSSTPDSHTTDEATFELSNLSAPSVVRRGDEFRVDATVTNTAGTNGTKLVNYTFGGSVVDTERVALDAGESTRVTFRSSLSEIEDRHGSAAPGPYVHGVRNETGGGAAARIRVTPDIDFTAQTFDAPTEISKDDPYVVLATVENPGNTTITRTVAYEFDGNEVAAKTVTVDAGKQRQVAFEISMADVESTVGSIDDATTHNHTVVTGESRRGGEVRVVEGPSADASMLAVERFQTPNDVRPGETVQVNMTVRNVGSSQFEGQLSYRLDDAIVATQWVRVPMGEERTVRFEASYADIERAAVPLSSRSTEHGIWAGDESVSTRPVTVHAAVETPTETPPPATFTSSPENGSPPSSQSSPSASSSECERGFFSYCGGASMDETTLTLVGIATSVLGIAYEMLKSR; encoded by the coding sequence ATGAAATTCACGCGCGACTGGCCTTCTCTCACAGTAACGGTCGCGCTCGTTCTCGCCCTCCTCACCGCAACCGGGTCGCCCGTCGCCGCGGCGGTCGTCGAGGAGCGTAACGAGCGGTTCACCGCTGTTCAGACGGAAGAGACTACCGCGACGGAAACGTCGACCGGTCAAAACACCACGACATCTTCGAACGAAACGACGTCGACCGACGAGTCGCCCAACGATTCGGAACCTCCGCAGGAGACCGACACGCCGACGGCGACACCGGTCCCCAGTTCGACCCCTGATTCCCACACGACCGACGAAGCGACGTTCGAGCTATCAAATCTCTCGGCTCCGAGCGTCGTCCGCCGCGGTGACGAGTTTCGCGTCGACGCGACGGTGACGAACACAGCGGGGACGAACGGAACGAAACTGGTCAACTACACCTTCGGCGGGAGCGTCGTCGACACGGAACGCGTCGCGCTCGACGCGGGCGAATCGACGCGAGTCACGTTCCGGTCCTCACTCTCGGAAATCGAGGACCGGCACGGGTCGGCCGCCCCGGGACCGTACGTTCACGGCGTCCGAAACGAGACGGGCGGAGGAGCCGCCGCCCGTATCCGAGTGACTCCCGATATCGACTTCACGGCGCAGACGTTCGACGCACCCACGGAGATCTCGAAGGACGACCCCTACGTCGTCCTCGCGACGGTCGAAAACCCCGGTAACACGACGATTACGAGGACCGTAGCGTACGAGTTCGACGGAAACGAGGTCGCAGCAAAGACCGTGACGGTCGACGCGGGCAAGCAGCGACAGGTCGCCTTCGAGATATCGATGGCGGACGTCGAATCGACGGTCGGGTCGATCGACGACGCGACGACGCACAACCACACCGTAGTCACCGGCGAATCGCGACGCGGAGGCGAAGTTCGAGTCGTGGAAGGACCGAGCGCCGACGCCTCGATGCTGGCCGTCGAACGGTTCCAGACGCCGAACGACGTCCGACCGGGCGAGACGGTCCAAGTGAACATGACCGTCCGAAACGTGGGGTCCAGTCAGTTCGAAGGCCAGCTCTCGTACCGCCTCGACGACGCGATCGTCGCCACCCAGTGGGTCCGCGTCCCCATGGGCGAGGAACGGACAGTCCGGTTCGAGGCGAGCTACGCTGACATCGAGCGCGCCGCCGTTCCGCTGTCGTCTCGCAGCACCGAGCACGGTATCTGGGCCGGTGATGAGTCGGTGTCGACGCGTCCGGTGACCGTTCACGCAGCCGTCGAGACGCCGACGGAGACGCCGCCACCGGCGACGTTCACCTCGTCGCCGGAGAACGGTTCGCCGCCCTCGTCACAGTCGTCACCGTCGGCGTCGAGTAGTGAGTGCGAGCGCGGTTTCTTCAGCTACTGCGGCGGCGCGTCGATGGACGAGACGACGCTCACGCTCGTCGGTATCGCTACCTCCGTGTTGGGAATCGCCTACGAGATGCTCAAGAGCCGATAA
- a CDS encoding IclR family transcriptional regulator, whose protein sequence is MTERDAGRVLKTTALSLQLVEHILELEGASLVELAEASDLAKSTVHSHLNTLAEYGYVVNEDNRYHLGAKFCHLGDYVRTRKEYRRIAEETIEHLSQESALEADFAVEENGRIVSLYGDLDFTNFPQFLVDGSPFHVHTTASGKAIVAEYPRERVREIVDRWGLPAATERSISTEEELFTELQRVRKRGYAESDGEAIEGLWVVGKAVKSPRGEVYGSLNLSGPSYAIDNETKAAQVELLTKAAGTFEREVAEMYGAPSPGGSGAR, encoded by the coding sequence ATGACAGAACGGGACGCCGGGCGGGTGCTCAAGACGACTGCGCTGTCGCTTCAGTTAGTCGAGCACATCCTCGAACTCGAAGGAGCGAGTCTGGTCGAGCTCGCGGAGGCGTCGGACCTCGCGAAGAGTACGGTTCACAGCCACCTCAACACGCTCGCGGAGTACGGCTACGTCGTCAACGAGGACAACCGGTACCATCTCGGCGCGAAGTTCTGCCACCTCGGCGACTACGTCAGAACCCGCAAGGAGTATCGACGCATCGCAGAGGAGACCATCGAGCATCTGTCGCAGGAGTCGGCGCTGGAGGCGGATTTCGCCGTCGAAGAGAACGGTCGAATCGTCTCGCTGTACGGCGACCTCGATTTCACGAACTTCCCGCAGTTTCTCGTCGACGGAAGCCCCTTCCACGTTCACACGACGGCCTCGGGGAAGGCGATCGTCGCCGAGTATCCCCGAGAGCGCGTCCGAGAAATCGTCGACCGGTGGGGGCTTCCGGCGGCGACGGAGCGCTCGATATCGACGGAGGAGGAACTGTTCACCGAACTGCAGCGGGTCCGCAAACGGGGCTACGCCGAGAGCGACGGAGAGGCCATCGAGGGGCTTTGGGTAGTCGGTAAAGCGGTGAAATCGCCCCGGGGAGAAGTGTACGGTTCGTTGAACCTCTCCGGTCCGTCCTACGCCATCGACAACGAGACGAAGGCGGCGCAGGTCGAACTGTTGACGAAGGCGGCCGGGACGTTCGAGCGGGAAGTGGCCGAGATGTACGGCGCGCCGTCTCCCGGCGGGAGCGGTGCTCGCTAA
- a CDS encoding aldehyde ferredoxin oxidoreductase family protein, translated as MLHTIGPLLTVDVGAKESRTEAIDEILESYIGGRGVATKLAHDRIPFDADPFGAENRLFFTTGPMQASNMSFTGRMNCTGVSPLTDGLVSSNAGGFMSRNFADAGYAAVELVGASDDLLAVHVTDDGVEFEAVPELEGATVSEVGAYMDGEHGLGVENLAVAGPAGENRVRFASIMTSEERAFGRGGLGAVMGSKNVKAISFEGDSAPDIEVPSGQMEIHREAATDDHIMKRQGTVAVMDLANEIGGLPSYYFSEQQFEGVEGINGDAVESKKYKKGTCSACAFACKLPTKDEERGVETEGPEFEVAMAFGSNSGVDDIVDVMKSNKLCDEYGLDAISTGNTVAAYLASEDEFGNRELIWDLVEKIAHRKGVGDDLAEGIGRVHDDLGVENWTVKGLDFAAHEGRVLHGQGLSYAVANRGADHMYAVFYSQEYPLVPEDEAMDPTGLDGKPQRLIEKENQMALNDSGVVCKFSRDYMTPERYEMLFGTEYETLLDVGSRVVTLERHFNNRRGFDRSDDALPYDLPDFETALDEYYDRRGWTDEGVVPEDAIPV; from the coding sequence ATGTTACACACGATTGGACCGCTTCTCACAGTCGACGTCGGAGCCAAAGAGAGCCGAACCGAAGCGATCGACGAGATCCTCGAATCCTACATCGGCGGCCGGGGCGTCGCGACGAAACTCGCACACGACCGGATTCCGTTCGACGCCGACCCGTTCGGCGCAGAGAACCGCCTGTTCTTCACGACGGGGCCGATGCAGGCGTCGAACATGAGCTTCACCGGGCGGATGAACTGCACCGGCGTCTCGCCGCTCACCGACGGGTTGGTCTCGTCGAACGCCGGCGGGTTCATGTCGCGGAACTTCGCCGACGCGGGGTACGCCGCGGTCGAACTCGTCGGCGCGAGCGACGACCTGCTCGCCGTCCACGTCACCGACGACGGCGTCGAGTTCGAGGCGGTGCCGGAGCTCGAAGGCGCGACCGTCTCCGAAGTCGGCGCGTACATGGACGGCGAACACGGTCTCGGCGTCGAGAACCTCGCCGTCGCCGGTCCCGCGGGCGAGAACCGCGTCCGCTTCGCCTCCATCATGACGAGCGAGGAGCGCGCGTTCGGTCGCGGTGGTCTGGGGGCGGTGATGGGGTCGAAGAACGTGAAGGCGATTAGCTTCGAGGGCGACTCCGCGCCCGACATCGAGGTCCCGTCGGGCCAGATGGAGATTCACCGCGAGGCGGCGACCGACGACCACATCATGAAGCGGCAGGGGACGGTCGCGGTGATGGACCTCGCAAACGAAATCGGCGGACTCCCGTCGTACTACTTCTCCGAGCAACAGTTCGAGGGCGTCGAGGGAATCAACGGCGACGCCGTCGAGTCGAAGAAGTACAAGAAGGGTACCTGTTCGGCCTGCGCGTTCGCGTGCAAGCTGCCGACGAAGGACGAGGAGCGCGGCGTCGAGACGGAGGGGCCGGAGTTCGAGGTGGCGATGGCGTTCGGGTCGAACTCCGGCGTCGACGACATCGTCGACGTGATGAAGTCGAACAAACTGTGCGACGAGTACGGATTGGACGCCATCTCCACGGGGAACACCGTCGCCGCCTACCTCGCCAGCGAGGACGAGTTCGGCAACAGAGAGCTCATCTGGGATCTCGTCGAGAAGATCGCCCATCGGAAGGGCGTCGGCGACGACCTCGCGGAGGGAATCGGTCGGGTCCACGACGACCTCGGCGTCGAGAACTGGACCGTGAAGGGGCTGGACTTCGCCGCCCACGAGGGGCGCGTCCTCCACGGGCAGGGGCTGTCGTACGCGGTCGCAAACCGCGGTGCCGACCACATGTACGCCGTCTTCTACTCGCAGGAGTATCCGCTCGTCCCCGAGGACGAGGCGATGGATCCGACCGGACTCGACGGCAAGCCGCAGCGACTCATCGAGAAGGAGAACCAGATGGCGCTCAACGACAGCGGCGTCGTCTGCAAGTTCTCCCGCGACTACATGACGCCCGAGCGCTACGAGATGCTGTTCGGGACGGAGTACGAGACACTTCTCGACGTCGGAAGTCGAGTCGTCACGCTCGAACGCCACTTCAACAACCGGCGCGGCTTCGACCGCTCGGACGACGCGCTCCCGTACGACCTCCCCGACTTCGAGACGGCGCTCGACGAGTACTACGACCGCCGGGGCTGGACCGACGAGGGCGTCGTGCCCGAGGACGCGATACCGGTCTGA
- a CDS encoding PH domain-containing protein — translation MSRGLPAVWSALLGAPFVAVGGYIYEFQAAYPLVAGQSAAPPITGVLLATFGLFVTALGLYVQFIGAPPAPAMRADESVVDDRDPAQRNALAQAFASIPFLAAGMTLLYFTERPLVYPTLALAVGLYLFSTGIHRYWRNTLTTYIVTNQRVMEEYRFLSLVRSEIPIEKVRSVEERQSMWESMSGRGKVRVRAGSTGGLTISIDDVYDATEFADVIRTQLGSDDARRLGADTAVTIPNSPSDEVQAVRENQSSPAMETASDEAFTASNDAEQAEIDEHNDDDRESEFAGRGRDRSRTSTGRVSTGPDGEPGVGERDHTDEAVGGPRTID, via the coding sequence ATGTCACGAGGATTACCAGCGGTCTGGAGCGCGCTACTCGGTGCCCCGTTCGTCGCCGTCGGCGGTTACATCTACGAGTTTCAGGCCGCCTATCCGCTCGTCGCTGGGCAATCGGCTGCTCCGCCGATAACCGGCGTCCTGCTCGCTACTTTCGGTCTCTTCGTCACGGCGCTCGGCCTCTACGTGCAGTTCATCGGCGCACCGCCCGCGCCGGCGATGCGTGCGGACGAATCAGTCGTCGACGACAGAGACCCGGCCCAGCGGAACGCGCTCGCACAGGCGTTCGCGTCGATTCCGTTTCTGGCCGCCGGAATGACGCTTCTGTACTTCACCGAACGGCCGCTCGTCTATCCGACGCTGGCGCTCGCCGTCGGACTGTACCTCTTCTCGACGGGGATTCACCGCTACTGGCGGAACACACTCACGACGTACATCGTCACGAATCAGCGCGTGATGGAGGAGTATCGGTTCCTCTCGCTCGTCCGAAGCGAGATACCGATCGAGAAGGTTCGGTCCGTCGAGGAACGGCAATCCATGTGGGAGTCGATGTCCGGGCGCGGAAAGGTCCGCGTTCGCGCAGGGTCAACGGGCGGGTTGACCATCAGCATCGACGACGTGTACGACGCGACCGAGTTCGCCGACGTGATTCGGACGCAGTTGGGTTCTGACGACGCGCGTCGACTCGGGGCCGATACGGCGGTGACGATTCCGAACTCGCCGTCGGACGAGGTACAAGCGGTACGTGAGAACCAGTCGTCTCCGGCGATGGAAACGGCTAGCGACGAAGCGTTCACCGCGTCGAACGACGCGGAACAGGCCGAAATCGACGAGCACAACGATGATGACCGGGAGTCCGAGTTCGCCGGTAGAGGTCGCGACCGTTCGCGAACGTCGACGGGTCGCGTTTCGACGGGACCGGACGGTGAACCCGGAGTCGGTGAGCGAGACCACACCGACGAGGCGGTCGGCGGCCCCCGGACTATCGACTGA
- a CDS encoding Rid family detoxifying hydrolase produces MPTERIVTDDAPRNDNPYSQGVVAGDTLYVSGYGPVDPETGEDVDGDVQAQTERVLENVAAVVDEAGGDGLDDVVKVTVYLTDLDDYDRVNESYGAKFSGDPPARVCVEVSRLPGDVRVEMDAVAYLG; encoded by the coding sequence ATGCCCACAGAACGAATCGTCACGGACGATGCACCGCGCAACGACAACCCCTACTCGCAGGGCGTCGTCGCCGGAGACACGCTGTACGTCTCCGGCTACGGCCCCGTCGACCCGGAGACGGGCGAGGACGTCGACGGCGACGTGCAGGCGCAGACCGAGCGCGTACTGGAGAACGTCGCCGCCGTCGTCGACGAAGCGGGCGGCGACGGACTCGACGACGTCGTCAAGGTGACCGTCTACCTCACGGACCTCGACGACTACGACCGCGTCAACGAGTCCTACGGCGCGAAGTTTTCAGGTGACCCGCCGGCCCGCGTCTGCGTCGAGGTCTCGCGGCTCCCGGGGGACGTCCGCGTCGAGATGGACGCCGTCGCGTACCTCGGATAG
- a CDS encoding BCCT family transporter, with protein MGTSDDQGAVSQFFDEIEPVIFAFGAGITLLFVAAFATRPDQAYEFIQGIQYWLLSNFNWFFLLVMLGFVLFLGFVIFGPWGKLQLGNEDPEYSYFSYFAMMYSAGLAAGIVFWGPAEALFHYSSVPPLYNAPAESAAAMPIAIQYSIFHWSLTQWSCFTVMGLAIGYYVYNYDAPLRVSAVLTPILGADNVDGIVGKIIDILAVFATLGGVATSLGFIGSQFITGLDFQWGIQLGDIGTVLVITGMTVIFTVSLVLGVDRGIRRLSNFNMTVFLLLMVATLILGPTFRILELATQATGGFIGEFFQMSLYTQPAETAPDKWVNSWTVFYWLWPLAWSPFAGLFIARISRGRSVREVAFAGIGATSMATIPWFAIVGGSAVIMQNSGTANVLGPISEYSEAVSGYVLFGQLPVLGPLLLFVFLVLVTTFFVTSADSSTLAVSMMTTGGKEHPSSINRVFWAVLQGLVASILMVVGGVNALQSAAIITGAPFAVVCLAAMLGLIRTFQQETGGVLLQDRTRFLGSPKKDGTVAPGKVAGQDDD; from the coding sequence ATGGGCACTTCGGACGACCAGGGGGCGGTTAGTCAGTTTTTCGACGAGATAGAGCCGGTCATTTTCGCGTTCGGCGCGGGGATCACACTCCTCTTCGTCGCCGCGTTCGCGACGAGGCCCGATCAGGCGTACGAGTTCATACAGGGGATCCAGTACTGGTTGCTCTCGAACTTCAACTGGTTCTTCCTCCTCGTGATGCTGGGGTTCGTCCTCTTTCTCGGGTTCGTCATCTTCGGCCCCTGGGGGAAACTCCAGTTAGGCAACGAGGACCCCGAGTACAGTTACTTCTCGTACTTCGCGATGATGTACTCCGCCGGGTTGGCGGCGGGTATCGTCTTCTGGGGACCGGCTGAGGCGCTGTTCCACTACTCGTCGGTGCCCCCGCTGTATAACGCTCCGGCCGAATCGGCGGCGGCGATGCCGATCGCGATACAGTACTCCATCTTCCACTGGAGTCTCACCCAGTGGTCCTGCTTCACGGTCATGGGGCTGGCCATCGGCTACTACGTCTACAACTACGACGCGCCGCTGCGCGTCTCGGCAGTACTGACGCCGATCCTCGGCGCAGACAACGTCGACGGGATCGTCGGGAAAATCATCGACATCCTCGCGGTGTTCGCGACGCTCGGCGGTGTCGCGACGTCACTCGGATTCATCGGTAGCCAGTTCATCACCGGACTGGACTTCCAGTGGGGGATTCAACTTGGTGACATCGGGACCGTCCTCGTCATCACGGGGATGACGGTCATCTTCACCGTCTCGCTGGTGCTCGGGGTCGACCGCGGGATCCGTCGGCTCTCGAACTTCAACATGACGGTGTTCCTGCTCCTGATGGTCGCCACGTTGATCCTCGGCCCGACGTTCCGCATCCTCGAACTCGCGACACAGGCGACCGGCGGATTCATCGGCGAGTTCTTCCAGATGAGTCTCTACACGCAGCCGGCGGAGACGGCTCCCGACAAGTGGGTGAACAGCTGGACCGTCTTCTACTGGCTGTGGCCGCTGGCGTGGTCGCCGTTCGCGGGGCTGTTCATCGCCCGCATCTCGCGCGGGCGCAGCGTCCGTGAGGTGGCCTTCGCCGGTATCGGCGCGACGTCGATGGCGACGATCCCGTGGTTCGCCATCGTCGGCGGGTCGGCAGTCATCATGCAGAACTCTGGAACGGCGAACGTCCTCGGCCCCATCAGCGAGTACAGCGAAGCGGTCTCCGGATACGTCCTCTTCGGGCAACTTCCCGTCCTCGGGCCGCTCCTGCTGTTCGTGTTCCTCGTCCTCGTGACGACGTTCTTCGTCACGTCGGCGGACTCCTCGACGCTGGCGGTGTCGATGATGACGACCGGCGGGAAGGAGCACCCCTCCTCCATCAACCGCGTCTTCTGGGCGGTGCTGCAGGGACTCGTCGCTTCCATCCTGATGGTGGTCGGCGGCGTCAACGCGCTGCAGTCGGCGGCCATCATCACGGGCGCGCCGTTCGCGGTCGTCTGTCTGGCCGCCATGCTCGGACTCATCAGAACCTTCCAGCAGGAGACCGGCGGCGTGCTCCTGCAGGACCG